CCTTCTGCGCCACCATCTTTGCCACCTGCCAGGTGATGGAGTTCGGCTCGGCGGCGGCAGACCGCGGCCTTCTGAAGGAGTTCGAGGCGATCATTTCGGTGGTCATCGGCGGCGCGCTGCTCACCGGCGGCTACGGGTCCGTCATCGGCGCGGCGCTTGGCGCGCTGATCTTCGGCGTGGTTCAGCAGGGCCTGTTCTTCGCGGGCGTCGAGAGCTCGCTGTTCCGCGTCTTCCTCGGCGTCATCCTGCTGCTTGCCGTCATCCTCAACACCTATATCCGCCGTCGCATCACGGGAGAACGCTAGAGATGAGCGCACCTCTGATCGAACTTCAGGAAATCGAAAAGCATTTCGGCCCGGTGATCGCGCTGGCCGGCGTCTCGCTCTCGGTGATGGCCGGGGAATGCCATTGCCTCCTTGGCGATAATGGCGCGGGCAAGTCCACCTTCATCAAGACCATGTCGGGCGTGCACAAGCCGAGCTATGGCCGCATCCTTGTCGATGGCAAGGAAGTCAGTTTCAACGATCCGCGCGACGCGATGGCCGCAGGCGTTGCCACGGTATATCAGGATCTGGCGATGATCCCGCTGATGTCGGTGACCCGCAATTTCTGGATGGGCCGGGAGCCCGAGCGGCGCATCGGCCCGATCAAGGTGTTCGACCACAAAAAGGCGGGCGCCATCACCGTCGAGGAAATGGCGAAGATGGGCATTCATCTGCGCTCGGCCGATCAGGCTGTCGGCACGCTGTCAGGCGGCGAGCGGCAGACGGTGGCCATTTCCCGCGCGGTCTATTTCGGCGCGCGGGTGCTGATCCTTGACGAGCCGACCTCGGCGCTCGGCGTGCGCCAGACGGCCAATGTGCTTTCCACCATCGATGCCGTGCGCAAGAAGGGCATCGGCGTCGTCTTCATCACCCATAATGTCCGTCATGCGCTTGCCGTCGGCGATCGCTTCACCGTCATCAATCACGGCAAGACGCTTGGCACAGCCAAGCGCGGCGAGATCAATGCCGAGCAGTTGCAGGACCTGATGGCGGGCGGGCGCGAACTTGTCGAACTCGAATCCTCGCTGGGAGGCACTGTCTAGAGCATGCATGAACTCGATTGTCTCACGATCGGCCGTTCCTCGGTCGACCTTTACGGCGCGCAGGTCGGCGGTCGGCTGGAAGATATGCTGTCCTTCGAGAAATATCTCGGCGGCTCGCCGACCAATATGGCGACGGGCGCGGCGCGTCTCGGGCTGAAATCCGGGCTGATCACCCGCGTCGGCGACGAGCATATGGGCCGCTTCATCCGCGAAGAGCTGGAGCGGGAAGGGGTAGACGTCACCGGCGTCGTCACCGATCCGCAACGGCTCTCCGCGCTGGTGATCCTGGGCATCCGGGACGAGGATCAGTTTCCGCTGATCTTCTATCGTGAGAACTGCGC
This window of the Martelella lutilitoris genome carries:
- a CDS encoding ATP-binding cassette domain-containing protein, which translates into the protein MSAPLIELQEIEKHFGPVIALAGVSLSVMAGECHCLLGDNGAGKSTFIKTMSGVHKPSYGRILVDGKEVSFNDPRDAMAAGVATVYQDLAMIPLMSVTRNFWMGREPERRIGPIKVFDHKKAGAITVEEMAKMGIHLRSADQAVGTLSGGERQTVAISRAVYFGARVLILDEPTSALGVRQTANVLSTIDAVRKKGIGVVFITHNVRHALAVGDRFTVINHGKTLGTAKRGEINAEQLQDLMAGGRELVELESSLGGTV